The following proteins are encoded in a genomic region of Catellatospora sp. TT07R-123:
- the sufD gene encoding Fe-S cluster assembly protein SufD, which yields MTTEAIAPPKTKSQALRSFHSADFPALTGREEEWRFTPLKRLRGLAAGTVAAGVAPKHEYGTLPEGVTVSTVALDGAKVGGVLTPFDRISAWAYENAAQALLVEVAKETVLAEPFTLRLVGGGAEGAAAGHTHLAIGAFAEATIVLEQSGSVTLADNVEVAVADGAKLTLVTVADWAPDAVQAQHIKVRLGRDAKIVHVQVSLGGDLVRQFTSVEYTGRGGEADLFGLYFADGDQHLEHRLLVDHSVPDCRSFVNFRGALQGEGAHTVWVGDVLIQDHATGTSTYEVNRNLLLSDGARADSVPNLEIETGEIVGAGHASATGRFDDEQLFYLMARGIPEGEARKLVVRGFFAELLHKIPAEELRERLGAAIEQRLEKAGS from the coding sequence ATGACCACCGAAGCAATCGCACCGCCCAAGACCAAGTCGCAGGCGTTGCGCTCGTTCCACTCCGCCGACTTCCCGGCGCTGACCGGCCGCGAGGAGGAGTGGCGGTTCACGCCGCTCAAGCGCCTGCGCGGGCTGGCCGCCGGCACGGTCGCGGCCGGGGTCGCGCCCAAGCACGAGTACGGCACCCTGCCCGAGGGCGTCACCGTGTCCACCGTCGCGCTGGACGGCGCGAAGGTCGGCGGGGTGCTGACCCCGTTCGACCGGATCAGCGCGTGGGCGTACGAGAACGCCGCGCAGGCGCTGCTGGTCGAGGTGGCCAAGGAGACCGTGCTGGCCGAGCCGTTCACGCTGCGGCTGGTCGGCGGCGGTGCCGAGGGCGCCGCGGCCGGGCACACCCACCTGGCGATCGGCGCGTTCGCTGAGGCGACGATCGTGCTGGAGCAGTCCGGCAGCGTCACGCTGGCCGACAACGTCGAGGTCGCCGTCGCCGACGGGGCGAAGCTGACCCTGGTCACGGTCGCCGACTGGGCGCCGGACGCGGTCCAGGCCCAGCACATCAAGGTGCGGCTCGGCCGCGACGCCAAGATCGTGCACGTGCAGGTGTCGCTCGGCGGCGACCTGGTGCGCCAGTTCACCAGCGTCGAGTACACCGGCCGGGGCGGCGAGGCCGACCTGTTCGGCCTGTACTTCGCCGACGGCGACCAGCACCTGGAGCACCGCCTGCTGGTCGACCACTCGGTGCCCGACTGCCGCTCGTTCGTGAACTTCCGCGGCGCGCTACAGGGCGAGGGCGCGCACACGGTATGGGTCGGCGACGTGCTGATCCAGGACCACGCCACCGGCACCAGCACATACGAGGTCAACCGGAACCTGCTGCTGTCCGACGGCGCCCGCGCCGACTCGGTGCCCAACCTGGAGATCGAGACCGGCGAGATCGTCGGCGCCGGCCACGCCTCGGCGACCGGCCGCTTCGACGACGAGCAGCTGTTCTACCTGATGGCCCGGGGCATCCCGGAGGGCGAGGCGCGCAAGCTCGTCGTCCGCGGCTTCTTCGCCGAGCTGCTGCACAAGATCCCGGCCGAGGAGCTGCGCGAGCGGCTGGGCGCCGCGATCGAGCAGCGCCTGGAGAAGGCGGGCTCGTGA
- a CDS encoding non-heme iron oxygenase ferredoxin subunit: MSEFIRACAADEVAKGAALAVELGEVPLVVVHAEDDAFYAAYDECSHAAVALSEGEVDGCTLECWLHGSRFDLRTGAPSGLPATEPIPVYPVEIRDGDVYVSLTPSNGVSR; the protein is encoded by the coding sequence ATGTCCGAGTTCATCCGCGCGTGCGCCGCCGACGAGGTGGCCAAGGGCGCCGCGCTCGCGGTCGAGCTGGGCGAGGTCCCGCTCGTGGTGGTGCACGCCGAGGACGACGCGTTCTACGCGGCGTACGACGAGTGCTCGCACGCCGCGGTGGCGCTGTCCGAGGGCGAGGTCGACGGGTGCACGCTGGAATGCTGGCTGCACGGTTCGCGTTTCGACCTGCGTACCGGTGCGCCGTCCGGCCTGCCCGCGACCGAGCCGATCCCCGTCTATCCCGTCGAGATCCGCGACGGCGATGTCTACGTCAGCCTGACACCGAGTAATGGAGTAAGCCGATGA
- a CDS encoding metal-sulfur cluster assembly factor: MSETDIAEGTAAPAVKKAPVDDVMEAMKDVVDPELGINVVDLGLVYGVHVDDENTVTLDMTLTSAACPLTDVIEEQTRAALCSGPGGGLAADMRINWVWLPPWGPDKITDDGRDQLRSLGFNV, translated from the coding sequence ATGAGCGAGACCGACATCGCCGAGGGCACCGCCGCGCCCGCCGTCAAGAAGGCCCCGGTGGACGACGTCATGGAGGCCATGAAGGACGTCGTCGACCCGGAGCTCGGGATCAACGTGGTCGACCTGGGGCTCGTCTACGGCGTGCACGTCGACGACGAGAACACCGTCACCCTGGACATGACGCTGACCTCGGCCGCCTGCCCGCTCACCGACGTGATCGAGGAGCAGACCCGCGCCGCGCTGTGCAGCGGTCCGGGCGGCGGCCTGGCCGCCGACATGCGCATCAACTGGGTGTGGCTGCCGCCGTGGGGCCCCGACAAGATCACCGACGACGGCCGCGACCAGCTCCGCTCCCTCGGCTTCAACGTCTGA
- a CDS encoding DNA alkylation repair protein has protein sequence MAQQLLARLEAGLTAAADPDRAPAMRAYLRDQFAFLGVPNPGVRAVVRAAEAGLPAPGQDQLRELALACWQRPEREYQYAALLVLRRHAKVLRPDFLDTARHLIVTKSWWETVDTIAPHVVGPMVARHPELVAAMDGWNAGDQLWLIRASILHQLAYGRATDAGRLFGYCAARAGHPDFFVRKAIGWALRQHARTDPDAVRAFVAATPQLSGLSRREALKHLG, from the coding sequence ATGGCGCAGCAGTTGCTGGCCCGCCTGGAGGCGGGGCTGACCGCGGCGGCGGACCCGGACCGCGCCCCGGCGATGCGGGCCTACCTGCGCGACCAGTTCGCGTTCCTGGGCGTGCCGAACCCGGGCGTGCGCGCGGTGGTGCGGGCGGCCGAGGCGGGCCTGCCGGCACCCGGCCAGGACCAGCTGCGCGAGCTGGCGCTGGCGTGCTGGCAGCGGCCCGAGCGCGAGTACCAGTACGCCGCCCTGCTGGTGCTGCGCCGCCACGCGAAGGTGCTGCGGCCGGACTTCCTGGACACCGCCCGGCACCTGATCGTCACGAAGTCGTGGTGGGAGACGGTCGACACGATCGCCCCGCACGTGGTCGGGCCGATGGTGGCCCGGCACCCGGAACTGGTCGCGGCGATGGACGGGTGGAACGCCGGGGACCAGCTGTGGCTGATCCGGGCCTCGATCCTGCACCAGCTCGCCTACGGGCGGGCCACCGACGCGGGTCGGCTGTTCGGCTACTGCGCCGCGCGGGCCGGGCACCCCGACTTCTTCGTACGCAAGGCGATCGGCTGGGCGCTGCGCCAGCACGCCCGGACCGACCCGGACGCGGTCCGCGCGTTCGTCGCCGCGACCCCGCAGCTGTCGGGCCTGTCCCGGCGCGAGGCGCTCAAGCACCTGGGCTGA
- the sufC gene encoding Fe-S cluster assembly ATPase SufC, translating to MSKLEIRDLQVSVKLPEGELKPILHGVTLTVESGQTHAIMGPNGSGKSTLAYSIAGHPKYEITGGSVHLDGQDVLAMSVDERARAGLFLAMQYPVEVPGVSVANFLRTAKTAIDGEAPKLRTWAGELKGSMEKMGMDPAFAQRNVNEGFSGGEKKRHEIVQLELLKPKIAILDETDSGLDVDALRVVSEGVNRVRDNSDTGLLLITHYTRILRYIKPDFVHVFVAGRIVEEGGPELADKLEAEGYERYVAGAGAAAVGA from the coding sequence ATGAGCAAGTTGGAGATCCGCGACCTTCAGGTGTCGGTGAAGCTGCCCGAGGGCGAGCTGAAGCCGATCCTGCACGGGGTCACGCTGACGGTGGAGTCGGGCCAGACCCACGCCATCATGGGCCCCAACGGCTCGGGCAAGTCGACGCTGGCCTACTCCATCGCGGGCCACCCGAAGTACGAGATCACCGGCGGCAGCGTGCACCTGGACGGCCAGGACGTGCTGGCGATGAGCGTGGACGAGCGGGCCCGCGCGGGCCTGTTCCTGGCCATGCAGTACCCGGTCGAGGTGCCGGGCGTGTCGGTGGCCAACTTCCTGCGCACCGCCAAGACCGCGATCGACGGTGAGGCGCCCAAGCTGCGCACCTGGGCCGGCGAGCTCAAGGGCTCGATGGAGAAGATGGGCATGGACCCGGCGTTCGCCCAGCGCAACGTCAACGAGGGCTTCTCCGGCGGTGAGAAGAAGCGGCACGAGATCGTGCAGCTGGAGCTGCTCAAGCCGAAGATCGCGATCCTGGACGAGACCGACTCGGGCCTGGACGTGGACGCGCTGCGCGTGGTCAGCGAGGGCGTGAACCGGGTCCGGGACAACAGCGACACCGGTCTGCTGCTGATCACGCACTACACGCGCATCCTGCGCTACATCAAGCCCGACTTCGTGCACGTGTTCGTGGCTGGCCGGATCGTCGAAGAGGGCGGCCCGGAGCTGGCCGACAAGCTCGAGGCCGAGGGTTACGAGCGCTACGTCGCCGGTGCGGGCGCGGCGGCCGTGGGCGCCTGA
- a CDS encoding LysE family transporter: protein MTAAFVAGLLAGYGVAVPVGAIAMLLMSLTARTSLRIGAGAALGVATADGVYALAAVLGGAALAHWIEPVSGPLRWVAVVVLVYLAAHTAYGAVRHFRDPARAREASGLSSPGRAFAALLGLTLLNPMTIVYFGALVLGGTASAAITGWQGAVFVAAAFLASASWQLLVAGSGALVGRALTGPRGRLVTALLSSAVITVLAVGLIVAE, encoded by the coding sequence GTGACCGCCGCGTTCGTGGCGGGCCTGCTGGCCGGGTACGGCGTAGCCGTGCCCGTCGGGGCGATCGCCATGCTGCTGATGAGCCTCACCGCCCGTACCTCGCTGCGGATCGGCGCCGGGGCCGCGCTGGGCGTGGCCACCGCCGACGGCGTCTACGCGCTGGCCGCCGTGCTCGGCGGGGCGGCGCTGGCCCACTGGATCGAGCCGGTCTCCGGCCCGCTGCGCTGGGTCGCCGTCGTCGTCCTGGTCTACCTGGCCGCACACACCGCGTACGGGGCGGTCCGCCACTTCCGCGATCCGGCCCGCGCCCGCGAGGCGTCCGGCCTGAGCAGTCCCGGCCGGGCGTTCGCCGCCCTGCTCGGGCTGACCCTGCTCAACCCGATGACGATCGTCTACTTCGGTGCCCTGGTCCTCGGCGGCACCGCGTCGGCGGCCATCACCGGCTGGCAGGGCGCGGTCTTCGTCGCGGCGGCGTTCCTGGCCTCGGCGAGCTGGCAGCTGCTGGTCGCCGGCAGCGGCGCGCTGGTCGGCCGGGCGCTGACCGGTCCCCGCGGCAGGCTGGTCACGGCTTTGCTGTCCAGCGCCGTGATCACGGTTCTCGCGGTGGGGCTGATCGTGGCAGAGTAG
- a CDS encoding HAD family hydrolase — protein MLPTPAALLLDFGGVIVESRKAEDPYLALVQRVRQLVAGALTEQEVRASLEHADAERDRLREETENCIEVSHEHLWGELVAAQWPAVARATVLVHASDLTRMWTLRPSWALRKGMADVLDFTVGRGMPVAVVSNTRSGQAHRDVLDELGVTGALATQIYSDELGVYKPHPSMIWAATRELGVDPAACWFVGDQPHRDIACARRAGVGAAILMPHGETPESEHTPDVVVADGDELLTLVRQAL, from the coding sequence ATGCTGCCTACCCCTGCCGCGTTGCTGCTCGACTTCGGCGGCGTGATCGTCGAATCCCGGAAGGCGGAGGACCCTTACCTCGCCCTCGTGCAGCGCGTCCGCCAGCTCGTGGCGGGCGCGCTGACCGAGCAGGAGGTCAGGGCGTCGCTGGAGCACGCCGACGCCGAACGCGACCGGCTGCGCGAGGAGACCGAGAACTGCATCGAGGTCAGCCACGAGCACCTGTGGGGCGAGCTGGTGGCGGCGCAGTGGCCGGCGGTGGCGCGGGCGACGGTGCTGGTGCACGCCAGCGACCTGACCCGGATGTGGACGCTGCGGCCGAGCTGGGCGCTGCGCAAGGGCATGGCCGACGTGCTCGACTTCACCGTCGGCCGGGGCATGCCGGTGGCGGTGGTCAGCAACACCCGGTCCGGCCAGGCGCACCGCGACGTGCTCGACGAGCTGGGTGTCACCGGGGCGCTGGCGACGCAGATCTACAGCGACGAGCTGGGCGTGTACAAGCCGCACCCGAGCATGATCTGGGCGGCCACCCGCGAGCTGGGCGTCGACCCGGCCGCGTGCTGGTTCGTCGGCGACCAGCCCCACCGCGACATCGCCTGCGCGCGCCGGGCGGGCGTCGGCGCGGCGATCCTCATGCCGCACGGCGAGACCCCCGAGAGCGAGCACACGCCGGACGTGGTGGTCGCCGACGGCGACGAGCTGCTCACTCTGGTTCGTCAGGCGCTGTGA
- the ligD gene encoding non-homologous end-joining DNA ligase yields MAKSEVLEIDGREVTVTSPDKVVFAASGLTKLDLVRYYLGVAQGALRGVRGRPMILKRFVKGIDEEAFFQKRAPEKRPDWIEVAQLRYASGTSADEVVVRDAAALAWVVNLGCVDLNPHPVQAEDLDHPDELRIDLDPMPGSDWPQILDVAQVAREVLEEHGLTAWPKTSGSRGFHIYARIEPRWTYPQVRLAAEAVAREVEHRVPDLATGRWWKEDREGVFVDFNQNAKDRTVASAYSVRATPDARVSTPLAWAEVPSCRAERFTLTSVAARFAERGDPWAGMDDAAGSLDGLLALAERLGPAEKPPRAPRGSGTGRRQPTMPLIEIARAKTKDEALAGFERWKARHAAVAALLQPIDVLVDGMRGRSSVWYRIRVNLQHVPEPQRPPQEPLEVDYDPFATVAHPH; encoded by the coding sequence ATGGCCAAGAGCGAGGTGCTGGAGATCGACGGGCGGGAGGTGACCGTCACCAGTCCGGACAAGGTGGTGTTCGCCGCGAGTGGGCTCACCAAGCTGGACCTGGTGCGGTACTACCTCGGGGTGGCGCAGGGCGCGCTGCGCGGCGTACGCGGGCGGCCGATGATCCTCAAGCGCTTCGTCAAGGGCATCGACGAGGAGGCGTTCTTCCAGAAGCGGGCGCCCGAGAAGCGGCCGGACTGGATCGAGGTCGCGCAGCTGCGGTACGCCTCGGGCACCTCCGCCGACGAGGTCGTGGTCCGTGACGCCGCTGCGCTGGCCTGGGTGGTGAACCTCGGCTGCGTAGACCTCAACCCGCACCCGGTCCAGGCCGAGGATCTGGACCACCCGGATGAGCTGCGCATCGACCTGGATCCGATGCCGGGTTCGGACTGGCCGCAGATCCTCGACGTGGCCCAGGTGGCCCGCGAGGTGCTGGAGGAGCACGGGCTGACCGCGTGGCCCAAGACGTCGGGCTCGCGCGGGTTCCACATCTACGCCCGGATCGAGCCGCGCTGGACGTACCCGCAGGTGCGGCTGGCCGCCGAGGCGGTGGCCCGCGAGGTCGAGCACCGGGTGCCGGACCTGGCCACCGGCAGGTGGTGGAAGGAGGACCGGGAGGGCGTCTTCGTCGACTTCAACCAGAACGCCAAGGACCGGACGGTGGCCTCGGCGTACTCGGTGCGGGCGACGCCGGACGCGCGCGTGTCCACGCCGCTGGCCTGGGCCGAGGTGCCGAGCTGCCGCGCGGAGCGGTTCACCCTGACCAGCGTCGCGGCCCGGTTCGCCGAGCGCGGCGACCCGTGGGCGGGCATGGACGATGCCGCCGGGTCGCTGGACGGCCTGCTGGCGCTGGCCGAGCGGCTCGGCCCGGCGGAGAAGCCGCCCAGGGCACCAAGGGGCAGTGGCACCGGGCGGCGCCAGCCGACGATGCCGCTGATCGAGATCGCGCGAGCGAAGACGAAGGACGAGGCGCTGGCCGGGTTCGAGCGCTGGAAGGCGCGGCACGCGGCGGTGGCGGCGCTGCTCCAGCCGATCGACGTGCTCGTCGACGGGATGCGGGGGCGCAGCTCGGTCTGGTACCGCATCCGGGTCAACCTCCAGCACGTGCCGGAACCGCAGCGGCCGCCGCAGGAGCCGCTGGAGGTCGACTACGACCCGTTCGCCACCGTCGCGCACCCGCACTGA
- a CDS encoding cysteine desulfurase — protein MTTLTIPAGMPQYDDKPRFDVERVRADFPILDREVNGHPLVYLDSGNTSQKPRQVIDAMAEFYARHNANVARSVHTLGTEATEAYEGARAKVAAFIGAGSPDEVVFTKNATEALNLVAHAFGPHADDPRFRLGPGDEIVISEMEHHSNIVPWQLLCARTGATLRWFGITDSGRLDESNLEELVNERTKIVSIVHASNVLGTVNATARITQRVRQVGALLMLDCSQSVPHLPMDVVDYDVDFIAFTGHKMLGPTGIGVLWGRRELLDTMPPFLGGGSMIETVRMTGSTFLPAPARFEAGTPPIAQAVGLGAAVDYLSAIGMDAIQWHEKELTAYALDALATVPDLRIYGPNVPVGRGGTISFTLGGIHPHDVGQVLDALGVQVRVGHHCARPICDRFSVPALTRASFYLYTTTDEVDALVRGLEQVRKVFA, from the coding sequence ATGACGACGTTGACCATCCCGGCCGGGATGCCGCAGTACGACGACAAGCCGCGCTTCGACGTGGAGCGCGTGCGCGCCGACTTCCCGATCCTGGATCGGGAGGTCAACGGTCATCCGCTCGTCTACCTCGACAGCGGTAACACCTCGCAGAAGCCGCGCCAGGTCATCGACGCGATGGCCGAGTTCTACGCGCGGCACAACGCCAACGTGGCCCGCTCGGTGCACACCCTGGGCACCGAGGCCACCGAGGCGTACGAGGGAGCGCGTGCCAAGGTCGCCGCGTTCATCGGCGCGGGCAGCCCCGACGAGGTCGTGTTCACCAAGAACGCCACCGAGGCGCTGAACCTGGTCGCGCACGCGTTCGGCCCGCACGCCGACGACCCCCGGTTCCGGCTGGGCCCCGGCGACGAGATCGTGATCTCCGAGATGGAGCACCACTCCAACATCGTGCCGTGGCAGCTGCTGTGTGCCCGTACCGGTGCCACGCTGCGCTGGTTCGGCATCACCGACTCCGGCCGCCTCGACGAGTCGAACCTCGAAGAGCTCGTCAACGAGCGCACGAAGATCGTCTCGATCGTGCACGCCTCCAACGTGCTCGGCACGGTCAACGCCACCGCCCGGATCACCCAGCGGGTGCGCCAGGTCGGCGCGCTGCTGATGCTCGACTGCTCGCAGTCGGTGCCGCACCTGCCCATGGACGTCGTCGACTACGACGTCGACTTCATCGCCTTCACCGGCCACAAGATGCTCGGCCCGACCGGCATCGGTGTGCTGTGGGGCCGCCGCGAGCTGCTCGACACCATGCCGCCGTTCCTGGGCGGCGGCTCGATGATCGAGACGGTGCGGATGACCGGCTCGACCTTCCTGCCCGCCCCGGCCCGGTTCGAGGCCGGCACCCCGCCGATCGCGCAGGCGGTCGGGCTGGGCGCGGCCGTGGACTACCTGTCCGCGATCGGCATGGACGCGATCCAGTGGCACGAGAAGGAGCTGACGGCGTACGCGCTGGACGCCCTGGCCACCGTGCCGGACCTGCGCATCTACGGTCCGAACGTGCCGGTGGGCCGCGGCGGCACCATCTCGTTCACCCTCGGCGGCATCCACCCGCACGACGTCGGCCAGGTGCTGGACGCCCTCGGCGTGCAGGTCCGGGTCGGTCACCACTGCGCCCGGCCGATCTGCGATCGTTTCTCGGTCCCGGCCCTCACCCGGGCATCGTTCTACCTCTACACGACGACCGACGAGGTCGACGCCCTTGTGCGCGGCCTCGAGCAGGTGCGGAAGGTCTTCGCCTAG
- a CDS encoding N-acetyltransferase, translating into MRISVLADRPELLEPMWDMPSPWPEFMRHDPISSIYYSVAHRIFPEFVLVAEDPDAPGTVVAQAYSIPFTPAGDELPDDGWDAAIRRGIRAHLMGETPTIVSAIEIGIRKDMQGKGLSSLMLAAMRDNVARLGFSDLVAPVRPNGKADPDEPMTSYAFRTRPDGLPVDPWLRVHVRAGGVIEKVAPRSMVIPGTLAEWRERTGLPFDADGPVHVPFALAPVNVDTAHDSAVYVEPNVWVRHRIS; encoded by the coding sequence ATGCGTATCTCCGTCCTGGCCGACCGTCCCGAACTGCTCGAACCCATGTGGGACATGCCCTCTCCGTGGCCGGAGTTCATGCGCCACGACCCGATCTCCTCGATCTACTACTCCGTGGCGCACCGGATCTTCCCGGAGTTCGTGCTGGTCGCCGAGGATCCCGACGCGCCGGGCACGGTCGTGGCGCAGGCGTACAGCATCCCGTTCACGCCCGCCGGCGACGAACTGCCCGACGACGGCTGGGACGCGGCGATCCGGCGCGGCATCCGCGCCCACCTGATGGGCGAGACTCCGACGATCGTGTCCGCGATCGAGATCGGGATCCGCAAGGACATGCAGGGCAAGGGGCTGTCGTCGCTGATGCTGGCCGCGATGCGCGACAACGTGGCCCGGCTGGGCTTCTCCGACCTGGTCGCGCCCGTGCGGCCCAACGGCAAGGCCGACCCCGACGAGCCGATGACGTCGTACGCGTTCCGCACCCGCCCCGACGGCCTGCCCGTCGACCCGTGGCTGCGGGTGCACGTGCGCGCGGGCGGCGTGATCGAGAAGGTGGCGCCGCGGTCCATGGTCATCCCGGGCACGCTGGCCGAGTGGCGCGAGCGCACCGGGCTGCCGTTCGACGCCGACGGACCGGTGCATGTGCCGTTCGCGCTGGCCCCGGTCAACGTCGACACCGCCCACGACAGCGCCGTCTACGTCGAGCCCAACGTCTGGGTCCGCCATCGCATCAGCTGA
- the sufU gene encoding Fe-S cluster assembly sulfur transfer protein SufU, with amino-acid sequence MQLDQLYQEIILDHYKHPHGRGLREPFAAGVHHVNPTCGDEITLRVALDGPTLRDISYDGTGCSISQASASVLHELLLGRTVDEALRVHAAFAELMGGKGQIVPDEDVLGDAVAFAGVAKYPARVKCALLSWMALKDAVAQAVALEKEEV; translated from the coding sequence ATGCAGCTCGACCAGCTCTACCAGGAGATCATCCTGGACCACTACAAGCACCCGCACGGGCGCGGACTGCGCGAGCCGTTCGCCGCCGGGGTGCACCACGTCAACCCGACCTGCGGTGACGAGATCACCCTGCGGGTGGCCCTCGACGGTCCGACCCTGCGCGACATCTCGTACGACGGCACCGGCTGCTCGATCAGCCAGGCGTCCGCCAGCGTGCTGCACGAGCTGCTGCTCGGCCGCACGGTGGACGAGGCGCTGCGGGTGCACGCCGCGTTCGCCGAGCTCATGGGCGGCAAGGGCCAGATCGTGCCGGACGAGGACGTGCTCGGGGACGCGGTCGCGTTCGCGGGCGTCGCCAAGTACCCGGCGCGGGTCAAGTGCGCCCTGCTGTCCTGGATGGCCCTGAAGGACGCGGTCGCCCAGGCCGTCGCCCTCGAGAAGGAGGAAGTGTGA
- a CDS encoding TMEM175 family protein, which produces MESNPLARTVAFTDGVVAIALTLLVLPLADTAKEAAVIPIGQLVRVHAGDFLAFVMSFLVVSLFWMVHRRIFENLVSAGEGVMMLNIMWLLGVVFLPVPTAVLTYETNPDGGSAVLYMVNLTFIALSGLLLALRIRHRPVLQRPDRGKAIQRSVRRGVVSTSAMVLTLLAAIPLGTLALPLLALLPLLQIAAARRWARQHGGDADQADAEFTAPDEPE; this is translated from the coding sequence GTGGAGTCGAATCCGCTGGCCCGCACCGTGGCGTTCACCGACGGCGTGGTGGCCATCGCGCTCACGCTGCTGGTGCTGCCGCTGGCCGACACCGCCAAGGAGGCGGCGGTCATCCCGATCGGCCAGCTCGTCCGGGTGCACGCGGGCGACTTCCTCGCGTTCGTGATGTCGTTCCTGGTGGTCTCGCTGTTCTGGATGGTGCACCGGCGCATCTTCGAGAACCTCGTCAGCGCGGGCGAGGGCGTGATGATGCTCAACATCATGTGGCTGCTGGGCGTGGTGTTCCTGCCCGTGCCCACGGCGGTGCTGACCTACGAGACGAACCCCGACGGCGGCTCGGCCGTGCTGTACATGGTGAACCTGACCTTCATCGCGCTGTCGGGCCTGCTGCTGGCGCTGCGCATCCGGCACCGGCCGGTGCTGCAGCGCCCCGACCGGGGCAAGGCGATCCAGCGGTCGGTCCGGCGCGGCGTCGTCTCCACCTCGGCGATGGTGCTGACGCTGCTGGCCGCCATACCCCTGGGCACGCTGGCGCTGCCCCTGCTGGCCCTGCTGCCGCTGCTGCAGATCGCCGCCGCCCGCCGCTGGGCCAGGCAGCACGGCGGCGACGCCGATCAGGCCGACGCCGAGTTCACAGCGCCTGACGAACCAGAGTGA
- the sufB gene encoding Fe-S cluster assembly protein SufB: protein MTEQITTTEDQLAGLGKYEYGWADPDVAGANAQRGLNEAVVRDISSKKSEADWMLELRLKGLRLFGRKPMPSWGADLSDIDFDNIKYFVRSTEKQAASWEELPEDIKNTYDKLGIPEAEKQRLVAGVAAQYESEVVYHAIREDLEQQGVLFLDTDTALREHPELFKEYFGTVIPVGDNKFAALNTAVWSGGSFIYVPPGVNVEIPLQAYFRINTENMGQFERTLIIVDEGAYVHYVEGCTAPVYSSDSLHSAVVEIIVKKNARCRYTTIQNWSNNVYNLVTKRAVCHEGATMEWVDGNIGSKVTMKYPAVFMVGEHAKGEVLSVAMAGEGQHQDAGAKMVHAAPHTSSTIISKSIARGGGRTSYRGLVQVLEGSHHSKSTVKCDALLVDTISRSDTYPYVDIREDDVSMGHEATVSKVSDDQLFYLMSRGMSEDEAMAMIVRGFIEPIAKELPMEYALELNRLIELQMEGAVG, encoded by the coding sequence ATGACCGAGCAGATCACCACGACCGAGGACCAGCTCGCTGGCCTGGGCAAGTACGAGTACGGCTGGGCCGACCCGGACGTGGCCGGCGCCAACGCGCAGCGAGGTCTGAACGAGGCTGTCGTGCGCGACATCTCTTCGAAGAAGAGCGAAGCCGACTGGATGCTGGAGCTGCGGCTCAAGGGCCTGCGCCTGTTCGGGCGCAAGCCGATGCCGTCGTGGGGCGCGGACCTGTCGGACATCGACTTCGACAACATCAAGTACTTCGTCCGCTCGACCGAGAAGCAGGCGGCGAGCTGGGAAGAGCTGCCCGAGGACATCAAGAACACCTACGACAAGCTGGGCATCCCGGAGGCCGAGAAGCAGCGCCTGGTCGCCGGCGTCGCCGCCCAGTACGAGTCCGAGGTGGTCTACCACGCCATCCGCGAGGACCTGGAGCAGCAGGGTGTGCTGTTCCTGGACACCGACACGGCGCTGCGCGAGCACCCGGAGCTGTTCAAGGAGTACTTCGGCACCGTCATCCCCGTGGGTGACAACAAGTTCGCCGCGCTGAACACCGCCGTCTGGTCGGGTGGCTCGTTCATCTACGTGCCGCCGGGCGTGAACGTGGAGATCCCGCTCCAGGCGTACTTCCGGATCAACACGGAGAACATGGGCCAGTTCGAGCGGACGCTGATCATCGTCGACGAGGGTGCGTACGTGCACTACGTCGAGGGCTGCACCGCGCCGGTCTACTCCTCCGACTCGCTGCACAGCGCGGTCGTCGAGATCATCGTGAAGAAGAACGCGCGCTGCCGGTACACGACCATCCAGAACTGGTCGAACAACGTGTACAACCTGGTCACCAAGCGGGCCGTCTGCCACGAGGGCGCCACCATGGAGTGGGTCGACGGCAACATCGGCTCCAAGGTGACCATGAAGTACCCGGCCGTGTTCATGGTCGGCGAGCACGCCAAGGGCGAGGTGCTCTCGGTGGCGATGGCCGGTGAGGGCCAGCACCAGGACGCGGGCGCCAAGATGGTGCACGCCGCGCCGCACACCTCCAGCACGATCATCAGCAAGTCGATCGCGCGCGGCGGCGGCCGCACCTCGTACCGCGGCCTGGTCCAGGTGCTGGAGGGCTCGCACCACAGCAAGAGCACGGTCAAGTGCGACGCGCTGCTGGTGGACACCATCTCCCGCTCGGACACCTACCCGTACGTGGACATCCGCGAGGACGACGTGTCCATGGGCCACGAGGCGACCGTCTCCAAGGTCAGCGACGACCAGCTCTTCTACCTGATGAGCCGGGGCATGTCCGAGGACGAGGCGATGGCCATGATCGTGCGCGGCTTCATCGAGCCCATCGCCAAGGAGCTGCCGATGGAGTACGCGCTGGAACTGAACCGACTGATCGAACTGCAGATGGAAGGCGCCGTCGGCTGA